From a region of the Vagococcus coleopterorum genome:
- the atpH gene encoding ATP synthase F1 subunit delta yields MKTENLTIDRRYGRILFETAKESDALDTVLEELTTLRGVYQEVPDMGNLLTDERLTASEKEQLFATLANQFGETVSNFLRVVFNNRRMQEIPQMISEFNFFYHEDKGVLVADVTSAVELTEEQSKQVEEKIAKSFDYDQVILEKHIDPEILGGLIIKAANKVIDSSVKKQLTTMHKQIVK; encoded by the coding sequence ATGAAGACTGAAAATTTAACGATTGACAGACGATATGGCCGTATTCTATTTGAAACAGCAAAAGAAAGCGATGCTTTAGACACTGTTTTAGAAGAATTAACGACATTGCGTGGCGTCTATCAAGAGGTACCTGATATGGGTAACTTATTAACTGATGAACGCTTAACTGCCTCTGAAAAAGAGCAATTATTTGCAACCTTAGCAAATCAATTTGGAGAAACTGTTTCGAACTTTTTACGCGTTGTCTTTAACAACCGTCGAATGCAAGAAATTCCTCAAATGATTTCAGAATTTAACTTCTTTTATCATGAAGATAAAGGTGTGCTTGTGGCGGATGTGACGTCGGCAGTCGAACTGACGGAAGAACAAAGCAAACAAGTAGAAGAGAAAATCGCTAAAAGTTTTGATTACGATCAAGTAATTTTAGAAAAACATATCGATCCTGAAATTTTAGGTGGTTTAATTATTAAAGCAGCTAACAAAGTGATCGATAGTAGCGTGAAAAAACAATTGACTACAATGCACAAACAAATTGTTAAGTAA
- the atpF gene encoding F0F1 ATP synthase subunit B yields MPAIMINSLVIGNIPTTTFTTMAFVSLSFLILLFLIKKFAWESISSMLEERASKIANDLDSAEQARLNADTLIQQKEEELTKARTEAAAIIKRAKDNAENNANSIVEEAQAEAQSYREKAQRDMELERVQLMDSARQDVADLSMEIATKIVKKELSKDAHEDLINSHIEGL; encoded by the coding sequence GTGCCAGCGATTATGATTAATAGTTTGGTTATTGGTAATATACCAACAACTACTTTCACGACGATGGCTTTTGTCAGTCTATCTTTTCTTATTCTATTGTTCTTAATCAAAAAATTCGCGTGGGAATCAATTAGTTCAATGTTGGAAGAACGTGCAAGTAAAATTGCTAATGATCTTGATAGCGCTGAACAAGCGAGACTTAACGCTGATACATTGATTCAACAAAAGGAAGAAGAGCTAACAAAGGCACGTACAGAAGCAGCTGCAATTATTAAACGAGCTAAAGATAATGCTGAAAATAACGCAAATAGCATTGTTGAAGAAGCTCAAGCAGAAGCTCAAAGTTATCGTGAAAAAGCGCAACGTGACATGGAGCTGGAACGAGTTCAATTAATGGACTCTGCTCGTCAAGATGTTGCAGATTTATCTATGGAAATAGCCACTAAGATTGTTAAAAAAGAATTAAGTAAAGATGCACATGAAGACTTAATTAATTCTCATATTGAAGGGCTGTGA
- the atpE gene encoding F0F1 ATP synthase subunit C, protein MEGLNYIAASIAVLGSALAAAYGNGQVISKTIECMARQPEMAKELKSTMFIGVGLIEAVPILGVVIALLLIFL, encoded by the coding sequence ATGGAAGGTTTAAATTACATCGCAGCATCAATCGCAGTATTAGGTTCAGCATTAGCAGCAGCATACGGTAACGGACAAGTTATCTCTAAAACAATCGAGTGTATGGCTCGCCAACCAGAAATGGCTAAAGAATTAAAAAGTACAATGTTTATCGGTGTAGGTCTTATCGAGGCCGTGCCAATTCTAGGTGTGGTTATTGCTTTACTATTAATCTTCTTATAA
- the atpB gene encoding F0F1 ATP synthase subunit A: protein MEEKSWIVNIAGLDFDMTVCMMVLLTCALIFGFVMYCSRNLQLKPTGKQNVLEAIIDFVRNILSSNLPSKEVNNFHLLGFTMFLFILVSNMLGLITKIGIHNSLGEEISYWKSPTADPLVTLTLATMVILLTNYFGVRKFGLKGYFNNSFAQPAKFLMPVKIMEEFTNVLTLGLRLYGNIYAGEVLLTLISSKLAPSFGAASFIAGIPLEMIWIGFSIFIGGIQAYVFVTLSTVYLSHKVESEH from the coding sequence ATGGAAGAAAAATCCTGGATTGTGAATATAGCCGGATTGGATTTCGATATGACAGTCTGCATGATGGTTCTTTTAACCTGTGCCCTGATATTTGGGTTTGTCATGTACTGTTCTCGCAATCTTCAGCTTAAACCTACAGGTAAGCAAAATGTCTTAGAAGCGATCATAGATTTTGTCCGCAATATCTTATCAAGTAACTTGCCTAGTAAGGAAGTCAACAACTTTCATCTACTAGGATTTACAATGTTTCTATTCATTCTTGTTTCCAATATGCTAGGTTTAATAACGAAAATCGGTATTCATAATTCTCTGGGAGAAGAAATCAGTTACTGGAAGAGTCCAACAGCTGATCCGCTAGTCACTTTGACTTTAGCGACAATGGTTATTCTACTAACCAACTACTTTGGTGTTAGAAAGTTTGGTTTGAAAGGCTATTTCAATAATAGTTTTGCCCAACCAGCTAAATTCTTAATGCCGGTAAAAATTATGGAAGAGTTTACGAATGTCTTAACATTAGGTTTACGTTTGTACGGTAATATCTACGCAGGTGAAGTGCTCTTAACGTTAATTTCTAGTAAATTAGCCCCAAGTTTTGGTGCAGCATCATTTATCGCAGGTATCCCACTAGAAATGATTTGGATTGGTTTCTCAATCTTTATCGGTGGTATCCAAGCATATGTATTTGTAACGTTATCGACTGTATACTTATCTCATAAAGTAGAATCAGAACACTAA
- the smpB gene encoding SsrA-binding protein SmpB gives MPKGDGQLIAQNRKARHDYSVSETIEAGMVLQGTEIKAIRAGRINLKDGFAKVRNGEVYLHNVHISPYEQGNLFNHEPLRTRKLLMHKKQIARLIGETKNPGVTLVPLKLYIKNGYAKVLIGVAKGKKNYDKREDLKRKDINRDVAREMKDR, from the coding sequence ATGCCAAAAGGAGATGGACAGTTAATTGCACAAAATCGTAAAGCACGTCATGACTACAGTGTCAGCGAAACGATTGAAGCAGGCATGGTTCTCCAAGGGACAGAGATTAAAGCGATTCGTGCTGGGCGCATTAATTTAAAAGATGGCTTTGCTAAGGTGAGAAATGGTGAAGTTTACCTTCATAACGTCCACATTAGCCCTTACGAACAAGGTAATTTGTTTAACCACGAACCGTTAAGAACGCGTAAGTTGTTAATGCATAAAAAACAAATTGCACGTTTGATTGGTGAAACCAAAAATCCTGGTGTCACATTAGTTCCTTTAAAGTTATACATAAAAAATGGTTATGCTAAAGTCTTAATTGGTGTCGCTAAAGGTAAAAAGAACTATGATAAACGAGAAGATTTGAAACGAAAAGATATCAATCGCGATGTCGCACGTGAAATGAAAGATAGATAA
- the rnr gene encoding ribonuclease R → MKTTIKEKILNYLETSSKKSFSMEELSQDLELNKGDDFKALVQTIATMEREKSIIFTKKGKVQLPLKEVLVEGIFRANDRGFGFVSIEGEENDVYISKDHTGFALNGDTVRIDILSSPNQLEGKTAEGKVKEIVKRSMTQVVGEFIPYSEEERQETDLYGYVKPQDKKLSNYKIFIAAEGIQPVEGTICVVEVTHYPEPGYPTALEGLIKQTVGHKNDPGMDILSIVMQHGIPTKFPDDVLTHADQIPDEISEEDMTNRRDIRDQILVTIDGADAKDLDDAVTVKKLANGHYFLGVHIADVSHYVTEGSPMDLEAYERATSVYLTDRVIPMIPHRLSNGICSLNPKVPRLAMSCEMEIDETGTVVSYDIFESVIQTAERMTYKAVNEILEDENPETIARYDSLVPMFKEMGELHQLLEKMRVDRGAISFEDREAKILVDEAGHPVDIELRSRGIGERLIESFMLMANETVAKHYCDLKLPFIYRIHEQPKEDKVQRFFEFITNFGIVVRGTKEDISPKELQKVLNQVIDRPEEAVINKMLLRSMQQARYSEDSVGHYGLAADYYTHFTSPIRRYPDLIVHRLIKSYLTQPVAEETKEKWNSHLPDIATHSSQMERRAVEAERDTNALKKAEFMVDKVGLEFEGVIGSVTKFGMFIELPNTVEGLIHVNQLPEYFHFVESHLALVGERTGTTYKIGQKVVIKVTKADPATREVDFELVSVEELPESDKISILKRDRRGGKPTGRNRQNDRQPRDKDKKAYHGKAKGKSGKGGKKPFYKEAVKNKKGKKKKSNR, encoded by the coding sequence GCTACAATGGAAAGAGAAAAATCAATCATCTTTACTAAAAAAGGTAAAGTTCAATTGCCATTAAAAGAAGTATTAGTGGAAGGGATTTTCCGAGCTAATGATCGAGGTTTTGGATTTGTTAGTATTGAAGGTGAAGAAAATGATGTTTACATTTCGAAAGACCATACAGGTTTTGCATTAAATGGTGATACTGTAAGAATTGACATTTTAAGCTCTCCCAATCAACTTGAAGGTAAGACTGCTGAGGGTAAAGTTAAAGAGATTGTAAAACGCAGCATGACTCAAGTGGTGGGTGAATTCATTCCTTACAGTGAAGAAGAGCGTCAAGAGACAGATTTATATGGTTATGTTAAACCCCAAGATAAAAAGCTAAGTAACTATAAAATTTTTATTGCGGCTGAAGGGATCCAACCGGTTGAGGGAACAATTTGTGTTGTTGAAGTGACTCACTATCCTGAACCAGGATATCCAACTGCCTTAGAAGGTCTAATCAAACAAACAGTGGGCCATAAAAATGATCCAGGAATGGACATTTTAAGTATTGTGATGCAACATGGGATTCCAACAAAATTCCCAGATGATGTTTTAACTCACGCGGACCAAATTCCTGATGAGATTTCAGAAGAAGATATGACTAATCGTCGTGATATTCGTGACCAAATATTAGTTACCATTGATGGTGCTGACGCGAAAGATTTGGATGATGCGGTAACTGTCAAGAAGTTAGCCAATGGTCATTACTTCTTAGGCGTTCACATTGCTGACGTTTCCCATTATGTGACTGAAGGTAGTCCCATGGATTTAGAAGCTTATGAACGTGCCACAAGTGTGTATTTGACTGACAGAGTTATTCCGATGATTCCTCATCGTTTATCAAATGGTATCTGTTCATTGAATCCAAAAGTTCCAAGACTTGCCATGAGTTGCGAAATGGAAATTGATGAAACTGGGACTGTTGTGTCGTACGATATTTTTGAAAGTGTCATTCAAACAGCTGAACGAATGACGTACAAAGCTGTTAATGAAATTCTAGAAGATGAAAATCCTGAAACGATAGCGCGATATGATTCACTGGTTCCAATGTTTAAAGAAATGGGTGAACTACACCAGTTACTAGAAAAAATGCGTGTTGATCGTGGTGCTATTTCATTTGAAGATCGAGAAGCAAAAATATTGGTTGATGAGGCTGGGCACCCAGTCGATATTGAACTACGCTCACGAGGTATTGGTGAACGTTTAATTGAATCATTTATGTTAATGGCAAATGAAACAGTTGCTAAACACTACTGTGATTTGAAGTTACCATTTATATATCGTATTCATGAGCAACCAAAAGAAGATAAAGTGCAACGTTTCTTCGAATTCATTACAAATTTTGGAATTGTGGTTCGTGGGACGAAAGAAGATATTTCTCCTAAAGAATTACAAAAAGTCTTGAATCAAGTCATCGATCGTCCCGAAGAGGCTGTTATTAATAAGATGTTACTTAGAAGTATGCAACAAGCCCGCTATAGTGAAGATTCAGTTGGTCACTACGGTTTAGCAGCAGATTATTATACGCACTTTACATCGCCAATTCGTCGTTATCCAGACTTGATTGTTCACCGTTTAATCAAATCCTATTTAACACAACCAGTTGCAGAAGAGACGAAAGAAAAATGGAACAGTCATTTGCCAGATATCGCAACTCATAGTTCGCAAATGGAACGTCGTGCTGTTGAAGCGGAACGTGATACTAATGCCCTTAAAAAAGCTGAATTTATGGTTGATAAGGTTGGTTTAGAATTTGAAGGTGTGATTGGTTCGGTGACGAAATTTGGGATGTTCATTGAATTACCGAATACCGTCGAAGGATTGATTCATGTTAATCAATTGCCAGAATACTTCCATTTCGTGGAAAGCCATTTAGCGTTAGTTGGTGAAAGAACAGGAACAACCTACAAGATTGGCCAAAAAGTTGTTATTAAAGTAACTAAAGCAGATCCCGCAACACGTGAAGTTGATTTTGAGTTAGTCTCTGTTGAAGAATTACCAGAAAGTGATAAAATAAGTATACTGAAACGTGACCGTCGAGGTGGCAAACCAACAGGTCGTAATCGTCAAAATGACCGTCAACCACGTGACAAAGATAAAAAAGCTTATCATGGTAAAGCTAAAGGGAAGTCAGGCAAAGGTGGTAAAAAACCTTTCTATAAAGAAGCTGTTAAGAATAAAAAAGGTAAAAAGAAAAAATCTAATAGGTAA